In Mercurialis annua linkage group LG5, ddMerAnnu1.2, whole genome shotgun sequence, a single genomic region encodes these proteins:
- the LOC126680080 gene encoding nudix hydrolase 18, mitochondrial: MACMVSRSGRELQRYDTQGRRQVVGCVPYRYKNCSHDELEILLISSQKGGQGMMFPKGGWELDESVEEAASRESLEEAGVLGNVQDELGKWNFLSKRHGTFYEGYMFPLLVTEQLDFWPESHVRQRIWLPVAEARDACRHWWMKEALDILVRRLTFLQQEKDENVNPCAQC; the protein is encoded by the exons atggcatGTATGGTGTCTCGTTCAGGAAGGGAATTGCAACGATATGATACGCAAGGCCGCCGCCAAGTCGTAGG GTGCGTTCCTTATAGATACAAGAATTGCAGTCATGATGAATTAGAGATTCTTCTGATCTCTTCTCAAAAAGGTGGTCAAGGAATGATGTTTCCTAAG ggTGGTTGGGAGCTTGATGAATCCGTTGAAGAGGCAGCTTCCCGGGAATCTCTTGAAGAGGCTGGGGTGCTTGGCAATGTTCAG GATGAACTAGGAAAATGGAACTTTTTGAGCAAAAGACATGGAACATTTTATGAAGGGTATATGTTCCCTCTACTTGTGACGGAGCAACTCGATTTCTGGCCGGAAAGCCACGTCCGCCAAAGAATTTGG CTGCCTGTGGCTGAAGCAAGAGATGCTTGTAGACATTGGTGGATGAAAGAAGCATTGGACATACTAGTTAGGAGGCTAACATTTTTACAACAAGAAAAGGATGAAAATGTAAATCCATGCGCTCAATGCTAG